A stretch of DNA from Microbacterium saperdae:
CCTGAATCGCGGCGAGAACGGCCAGCCGATCGTCCCGCCGGTCACGGTCGTCGTGGTCGTGATCGCCCTGTTCTCGTGGACGTTCTTCGCCCGCATCGTGCGCGGACAGGTCATCGAACTCCGGCGGCGGCCCTTCGTCGAGGCGGCCGAGGCCGTCGGTGCATCCCGCGCCCGCATCATCCGCCGGGAGATCATCCCGAACGTGCTGCCCATCGCGATCGTCTACTGGGGCGTGCAGCTGCCGCTGAACATCGTGGGTGAGGCGACGCTCTCGTTCCTCGGAGTCGGAGTGGTCCCGCCGACTCCGAGCTGGGGCAACATGATCGCCGACGCCCAGGCATCCGCCCTGTTCCAGAGCCAGCCCTGGATGCTGCTCGGCCCCGGACTCTTCCTCATCGTCACGGTGCTCGGATTCAACCTGCTCAGCTCGGGGCTCCAGAACGCCCTCGATCCCGCTCGGAGTCGCTGACCGCCATGCTCCAGACCTTCTCCCGCACGGGCCGCGCCCTGCTGACGCTCGTCGCCGTGTTCGTGCTCACGTTCCTGCTCACCCGGCTCGCCTACCGCAACCCGGCCCTCACGCTCGCTCCCCGCAACGCCTCGCCCGACACGGTCGCGGCGATCTCCGCCCAGTACCACCTCGACGAACCGTGGTTCGTACAGCTCTGGTACTACCTCGTGCGCGGGCCGGAGATCCAGGGCACCCCGACCGGGCTCGTGAACTGGCCACCGTCGCTCGGCCACTCGTTCGTGCAGTCGCGACCCGTCACCGACCTGATCCTCGAGAAGCTCCCGGTCACGGCATCGCTCGCGATCGGAGCGCTCGTGCTGTGGGTGCTGCTGTCGTTGCTGCTGGGGGTGCTCGCGGCGCGGCGGCCCGGTCGCCTGTTCGATGCCGTCACCTCGGTCGGGGCCTTCATCGGCCTGTCGATCCCGACCTTCCTCGGCGGGGTCCTGCTGTTGTACGTGCTGTACTACCAGCTGTCGCTCGCCGGTATCCGGATCTTCCCCGGCGGCGGCTACGTGCCCCTCACGGAGAACCCCTGGGAGTGGGCGCGGCACCTCGCCCTGCCCTGGCTCACCCTGCTGATCGTCGAGGTCGCCACCTTCCAGCGCGTGGTGCGCTCGAGCATGCTCGAAGTGCTGGGCGCCGACTACATCCGCACCGCCCGGGCCAAGGGCGTGCCCGAACGGCGGGTGCTGTTCGACCACGGCCTGCGCGCGGCGCTCAACCCCGTGATCACGCTCGGCGGCCTGGAGTTCGCCGCGATCCTCGGCGGAGCGATCGTCACCGAGACGATCTTCGGGCTCGACGGCATCGGCCGGGCCGCGTACACGGCGGCGGTCTCGGGCGACTTCCCCGTGATCGTGGGGATCACGCTCTTCAGCGCGGTGGTGTTCGTGGGGGTGAACCTGATCGTGGACCTGATCACCCGGCTCCGGGATCCCTACGGCGCGACGGTCTGAGGCCCGTCGCCTGATGGATCTCGATTTTCGGGAATAGGTTGCGGTAGATAGAACGTT
This window harbors:
- a CDS encoding ABC transporter permease, whose protein sequence is MLQTFSRTGRALLTLVAVFVLTFLLTRLAYRNPALTLAPRNASPDTVAAISAQYHLDEPWFVQLWYYLVRGPEIQGTPTGLVNWPPSLGHSFVQSRPVTDLILEKLPVTASLAIGALVLWVLLSLLLGVLAARRPGRLFDAVTSVGAFIGLSIPTFLGGVLLLYVLYYQLSLAGIRIFPGGGYVPLTENPWEWARHLALPWLTLLIVEVATFQRVVRSSMLEVLGADYIRTARAKGVPERRVLFDHGLRAALNPVITLGGLEFAAILGGAIVTETIFGLDGIGRAAYTAAVSGDFPVIVGITLFSAVVFVGVNLIVDLITRLRDPYGATV